In Trichoderma atroviride chromosome 2, complete sequence, one DNA window encodes the following:
- a CDS encoding uncharacterized protein (EggNog:ENOG41): MPPKQTTGAGRGRPAKASKARPPARDASESSNPFESSDDQAEEANQTINVEEEPEPEKLIPKALLTRILHELFAKEATRMSRDANAAVGKYVDVFVREAIARAAVEKRGGFLEVEDLEKVAPQLLLDL; the protein is encoded by the exons ATGCCGCCCAAACAAACAACTGGGGCTGGTCGTGGCAGGCcagccaaagccagcaaaGCTCGACCGCCTGCTCGCGATGCCTCGGAGTCTAGCAACCCATTCGAGTCTTCCGATGATcaggcagaagaagcgaacCAAACAATCAacgtggaagaagagccagagccagaaaAGCTAATCCCGAAAGCCCTCCTGACACGGATTCTCCACGAGCTGTTCGCCAAGGAGGCTACAAGAATGTCGAGAGACGCCAATGCAGCGGTAGGCAAGTACGTGGATGTGTTCGTCCGAGAGGCGATTGCGCGAGCGGCTGTGGAAAAGCGAGGCGGGTTTCTAGAG GTCGAGGATCTGGAAAAGGTCGCGCCCCAGCTGCTGTTAGATCTCTAA
- a CDS encoding uncharacterized protein (EggNog:ENOG41~TransMembrane:1 (o43-62i)) produces the protein MADSELRQRKPQDAEEPVQAPKAKKSTKSKIRETDAESPWVDVLRVISFLFVASCALSYWISNGESFFWGMKNKPNYMRVDWWKAQMQGPLYLTPEQLAGYDGQDASKPVYVALNGTIYDVSNGRKMYGPGGPYSYFAGCDAARGFVTGCFAEDRTPDMRGVEDMFLPLDDPEVDAQWTTAEMKAMKDKEMADALKKVDDALANWVKFFANSKKYHKVGYVKKDEKWLEKEPRKKLCEAAQQGRSKRKNRNSEY, from the exons ATGGCGGACTCGGAACTGCGCCAGCGGAAGCCGCAGGATGCTGAAGAACCTGTCCAAGcacccaaggccaagaagagcacaAAGTCAAAGATCCGCGAGACAGACGCCGAGTCTCCATGGGTCGACGTCTTGCGCGTAATCAGCTTCCTGTTCGTGGCATCATGTGCACTGAGCTACTGGATCAGCAATGgcgagagcttcttctgggGCATGAAGAACAAGCCCAACTACATGCGGGTAGACTGGTGGAAAGCTCAGATG CAAGGTCCGCTCTATCTGACGCCCGAGCAGCTCGCCGGCTATGACGGCCAAGACGCCTCCAAGCCTGTCTACGTTGCTCTCAACGGCACAATCTACGACGTCTCCAACGGCCGCAAAATGTACGGCCCGGGAGGCCCATACAGCTACTTTGCGGGCTGTGACGCCGCCCGCGGCTTCGTCACGGGCTGCTTCGCCGAGGACCGCACCCCGGACATGCGAGGCGTGGAGGATATGTTCCTGCCGCTGGACGACCCCGAGGTGGACGCCCAATGGACCACGGCCGAGATGAAGGCGATGAAGGACAaggagatggctgatgcGCTGAAGAAGGTTGATGATGCGCTGGCCAACTGGGTGAAATTCTTTGCAAACAGCAAAAAGTATCACAAGGTGGGGTAtgtgaagaaggatgagaaatggctggagaaggagccCAGGAAGAAACTATGCGAGGCTGCTCAGCAGGGCAGGTCGAAGAGAAAGAACCGCAACAGCGAATATTAG
- a CDS encoding uncharacterized protein (TransMembrane:3 (o115-138i180-199o219-240i)), with protein MSGEKQKVLGMPPFVADFLMGGVSAAVSKTAAAPIERVKLLIQNQDEMIKAGRLDRRYTGIGECFKRTAADEGVMALWRGNTANVIRYFPTQALNFAFRDKFKKMFGFKKERDGYGMWMLGNLASGGAAGATSMLFVYSLDYARTRLANDAKSAKKGGERQFNGLVDVYRKTLASDGIAGLYRGFMPSVAGIIVYRGLYFGMYDSIKPVLLVGNLANNFLASFALGWCVTTGAGIAAYPLDTIRRRMMMTSGEAVKYKNSFDAARQIIAKNGVKSLFNGAGANILRGVAGAGVLSIYDQLQVLLFGKAFSGGSG; from the exons ATGTCTGGCGAGAAGCAAAAGGTCCTGGGCATGCCG CCCTTCGTTGCGGACTTCCTGA TGGGTGGTGTTTCCGCTGCCGTCTCTAAGACCGCCGCTGCCCCCATCGAGCGTGTCAAGCTTCTCATCCAGAACCAG GATGAGATGATCAAGGCTGGCCGTCTTGACCGCCGCTACACTGGCATTGGCGAGTGCTTCAAGCGCACTGCTGCCGATGAGGGTGTCATGGCCCTGTGGCGTGGTAACACTGCCAACGTCATCCGATACTTCCCTACCCAGGCCCTGAACTTCGCTTTCCGTGACAAGTTCAAGAAGATGTTCGGCTTCAAGAAGGAGCGTGATGGCTACGGCATGTGGATGCTTGGTAACCTTGCCTCCGGTGGT GCTGCTGGTGCCACTTCTATGCTTTTCGTCTACTCTCTCGACTACGCCCGTACCCGTCTCGCCAACGACGCCAAGTCCGCCAAGAAGGGCGGTGAGCGTCAGTTCAACGGTCTCGTTGATGTCTACCGCAAGACCCTCGCCTCTGACGGTATTGCCGGTCTCTACCGTGGTTTCATGCCCTCCGTCGCTGGTATCATCGTCTACCGTGGTCTTTACTTCGGCATGTACGACTCCATCAAGCCTGTTCTCCTCGTCGGTAACCTCGCCAACAACTTCCTTGCCTCTTTCGCTCTCGGATGGTGCGTCACCACTGGTGCCGGTATCGCTGCCTACCCTCTGGACACTATCCGACGACGAATGATGATGACTTCCGGTGAGGCCGTCAAGTACAAGAACTCCTTTGATGCCGCCCGCCAGATCATTGCCAAGAACGGTGTCAAGTCCCTGTTCAACGGTGCTGGTGCCAACATTCTCCGTGGTGTTGCCGGTGCTGGTGTCCTGTCCATCTACGATCAGCTCCAGgtcctcctcttcggcaAGGCCTTCAGCGGTGGCTCTGGTTAA
- a CDS encoding 40S ribosomal protein uS7 — protein MSDGGEIEIENSVVTDVLPKDVVKEVGNVKLFNKWDYDVEVRDISLTDYISLRNPVYVTHSAGRYAVKRFRKANCPIIERLTNSLMMHGRNNGKKLMAVRIVAHAFEIIHLMTDQNPIQVAVDAIVNCGPREDSTRIGSAGTVRRQAVDVSPLRRVNQAIALLTTGAREAAFRNVKSIAECLAEELINAAKGSSNSYAIKKKDELERVAKSNR, from the exons ATGTCTGACGGCGGTGAAATCGAGATCGAAAACTCTGTCGTGACCGACGTCCTCCCCAAGGATGTTGTCAAGGAGGTCGGCAACGTCAAGCTGTTCAACAAGTGGGACTACGATGTCGAGGTCCGCGACATCTCTCTGAC CGACTACATTTCCCTGCGAAACCCCGTCTACGTCACCCACTCTGCCGGCCGATATGCCGTCAAGCGATTCCGCAAGGCCAACTGCCCTATCATTGAGCGATTGACCAACTCTCTGATGATGCACGGCCGCAACAACGgaaagaagctgatggctgTCCGCATTGTCGCCCACGCCTTCGAGATC ATTCACCTCATGACCGACCAGAACCCCATCCAGGTTGCCGTTGACGCCATTGTCAACTGCGGTCCCCGTGAAGACTCCACCCGAATTGGCTCTGCCGGTACCGTCCGTCGTCAGGCCGTCGATGTCTCCCCCCTGAGGAGAGTCAACCAGGCCATTGCCCTGCTCACCACCGGTGCCCGTGAGGCTGCTTTCCGAAACGTCAAGTCCATTGCTGAGTGCTTGGCTGAGGAGCTGatcaacgccgccaagggcagcagcaactcaTACGctatcaagaagaaggacgagctggagcgTGTCGCCAAGTCCAACCGATAA
- a CDS encoding uncharacterized protein (EggNog:ENOG41~TransMembrane:1 (n5-12c17/18o253-273i)~SECRETED:SignalP(1-17)) — protein sequence MQFKSLLVAALAAVTQAVDVQVVSVGQNPMAGMAGQPATKYYPDNIKAAPGSMVQFQFWAGNHTVTQSDFDHPCTPISQVNSSVAGIWSSFMPVAAGAAKKEIPVFTVQINDTKPIWIFCSQGKHCSAGMSMVINENTSANSTRSLANYRTAASTAQGGSSGSAPSSGSGSGSGSGSSYGSSPSSGSSPSPSSPAGSDASSGSGSTPTDGAPAGAAPTDALTPPPSVTTGASSPAGTGVLPGGATDTGIPKNAASSVSVSTSLLLVLGAAFALL from the exons ATGCAATTCAAGTCTCTCCTCGTTgcggctttggctgctgtcACTCAGG CCGTTGACGTCCAGGTCGTCTCCGTTGGTCAGAACCCCATGGCTGGTATGGCTGGTCAGCCTGCCACCAAGTACTACCCGGACAACATCAAGGCTGCTCCCGGTTCCATGGTCCAGTTCCAGTTCTGGGCTGGTAACCACACCGTCACACAGTCCGACTTTGACCACCCTTGCACGCCCATTTCCCAGGTCAACAGCTCTGTTGCCGGCATCTGGTCCAGCTTCATGCccgttgctgctggcgccgccaagaaggaaATCCCCGTCTTCACCGTCCAGATCAACGACACCAAGCCTATCTGGATCTTCTGCAGCCAGGGCAAGCACTGCTCAGCCGGCATGTCCATGGTGATCAACGAGAA CACTTCTGCCAACTCCACTCGTTCTCTTGCCAACTACAGGACTGCTGCTTCCACTGCTCAGGGcggctcttctggctctgctcccagctctggctctggctctggctctggctctggctctagCTATGGCTCAAGCCCAAGCTCCGgttccagccccagccccagctctcCTGCTGGATCTGACGCCAGCTCTGGCTCCGGCTCTACTCCCACTGACGGCGCtcctgctggagctgccccTACCGACGCTCTCACACCTCCTCCCTCAGTCACCACCGGCGCCTCTTCACCCGCTGGTACTGGCGTTCTTCCCGGCGGTGCTACTGACACTGGTATCCCCAAGAACGCCGCCTCATCTGTCAGCGTTTCCACCAGCTTACTGCTGGTTCTTGGTGCTGCTTTTGCCCTGCTATAA
- a CDS encoding uncharacterized protein (EggNog:ENOG41), translating into MGTPFISLLEPSNLEGFRLGIPRESLPSTIPKTFLDAMEVREEVFVKEQDVPKDNEFDADDPRSCHWVIYVSVNKTEVPEIRNEQGDIVRPRKSSTRSTPVGTIRMVPFPHEPHPKAGGDYWNGVLKGEEEKTTNNSAPSARQFVHDRPTTFHDGKEPYIKLGRLAVIKDYRGYRFAGQLVKNALDWIKKNPSFFDPSIRELGLEQMGASTETEAPQWRGLICVHAQEEVASAWARWGFEVDEGMGRWWEEGIPHVGMFLRLEIGPKDIQLLA; encoded by the coding sequence ATGGGAACGCCTTTCATTAGCCTCCTCGAGCCTAGCAATCTCGAAGGGTTCCGGCTAGGCATTCCCCGAGAGTCGCTTCCATCCACAATCCCAAAGACGTTCCTCGACGCCATGGAAGTTCGCGAAGAGGTCTTCGTCAAAGAGCAAGACGTCCCCAAAGACAACGAATTCGATGCTGATGACCCGCGATCGTGCCACTGGGTCATTTATGTCAGCGTCAATAAGACCGAAGTGCCAGAGATCAGAAATGAGCAAGGTGACATTGTGCGGCCGCGCAAGAGTTCCACTCGAAGCACTCCCGTAGGAACCATCCGCATGGTTCCTTTTCCCCATGAGCCTCATCCAAAGGCGGGTGGAGATTACTGGAATGGAGTATTGAaaggcgaggaagagaaaactACCAACAACAGCGCACCGTCAGCTCGCCAGTTCGTTCATGATCGGCCAACGACATTTCACGATGGCAAAGAGCCGTACATTAAGCTGGGAAGATTGGCCGTTATAAAAGATTACCGTGGTTACCGCTTCGCAGGCCAGCTTGTGAAGAACGCCCTCGACTGGATCAAGAAGAATCCATCCTTTTTCGACCCGAGTATCAGGGAACTAGGCCTTGAGCAAATGGGGGCGTCTACAGAAACCGAGGCGCCGCAGTGGCGAGGTCTCATTTGCGTTCATGCGCAGGAGGAGGTGGCCAGTGCATGGGCAAGATGGGGATTCGAGGTTGACGAGGGCATGGGCAGATGGTGGGAAGAAGGCATCCCTCATGTGGGCATGTTTTTGCGTTTAGAGATTGGTCCCAAAGACATCCAACTCTTGGCGTag
- a CDS encoding 40S ribosomal protein eS25 (BUSCO:EOG092D4X9E), with protein MAPTAGAKKQKKKWSKGKVKDKAQHAVILDKTISEKLYKDVQSYRLVTVAVLVDRMKINGSLARQCITDLEEKGMIKPVITHSKMKIYTRAIGE; from the exons ATG GCGCCCACTGCTggagcaaagaagcaaaagaagaagtggtCTAAGGGCAAggtcaaggacaaggcccAGCACGCCGTCATCCTCGACAAGACCATCTCCGAGAAGCTGTACAAGGATGTCCAGTCTTACCGCCTCGTCACCGTCGCTGTCTTGGTCGACCGAATGAAGATCAACGGCTCCCTCGCCCGCCAGTGCATCACAGACCTCGAGGAGAAGGGCATGATCAAGCCGGTCATCACCCACAGCAAGATGAAGATCTACA CCCGTGCCATCGGCGAGTAA